From the genome of Papaver somniferum cultivar HN1 chromosome 2, ASM357369v1, whole genome shotgun sequence, one region includes:
- the LOC113347514 gene encoding protein bfr2-like has product MKGRDGKAAAPTDLLVCFPSRAHLSLMPKQICSPVRVPEAANKRYNNNNNHHLQLARASNRCGGQGSPLLLAKAKAIANKMGASEIDEPTSPKVTCAGQIKVRTKTGRGSCKNWQTVMEEIERIHKKNSSTSSSKHKNGSDTKKSTWVEALGFKKDVMHFLTCLKGFKVDFRCFGNFHGSGVISDDDEDDEDDDEDVNEDEENDEVRSELGNDHLTRSKSSRTVYSKWFMVLEENKENGLFEENKNEEKNDCPSAPPPNALLLMRCRSAPAKSWLEEKEEEEKQKQEQDQEHEDEESKDYNNNKLKVLFDEEQKKENLILKCYSPDFTMVSSDVAKETWVVGGIRDSRDPLSRSRSWKRR; this is encoded by the coding sequence ATGAAAGGAAGAGATGGAAAAGCTGCTGCACCAACAGATTTGTTGGTATGTTTTCCATCAAGGGCTCATCTATCACTCATGCCTAAACAAATTTGTAGTCCAGTAAGGGTTCCAGAAGCAGCAAATAAGAggtataacaataataataatcatcatcttcaattaGCTAGGGCTAGTAACAGATGTGGTGGTCAAGGTAGTCCATTGTTATTAGCTAAAGCTAAAGCTATTGCTAATAAGATGGGTGCATCAGAAATTGATGAACCAACTTCACCGAAAGTTACTTGTGCAGGTCAAATTAAAGTCAGAACTAAAACTGGAAGAGGTTCGTGCAAGAATTGGCAAACAGTTATGGAAGAAATTGAGAGAATTCATAAGAAAAactcatcaacatcatcgtcgaAACATAAGAATGGTAGTGATACTAAGAAATCAACTTGGGTGGAAGCACTTGGTTTTAAGAAAGATGTAATGCATTTCTTAACTTGCTTAAAAGGTTTTAAAGTCGATTTTAGATGTTTTGGCAATTTTCATGGGTCTGGTGTTATCTCTGACGATGACGAAGacgatgaagacgacgatgaagatgtgaacgaagacgaagaaaatgatgaagtgcGTAGTGAATTAGGTAACGATCATCTTACCAGAAGTAAGTCATCAAGAACTGTTTACTCTAAGTGGTTTATggttttggaagaaaataaagaaaatgggttgtttgaagaaaacaaaaatgaagAGAAAAATGATTGTCCATCAGCACCTCCTCCGAATGCACTTTTGCTAATGCGATGTCGGTCGGCACCCGCGAAAAGTTggttagaagagaaagaagaagaagaaaaacaaaaacaagaacaggaccaagaacatgaagatgaagaatcaaaGGATTATAACAACAACAAGTTAAAAGTTTTGTTTGATGAAGAACAGAAAAAAGAGAATTTGATATTAAAGTGTTATTCTCCTGATTTCACTATGGTTTCTTCTGATGTTGCTAAAGAAACATGGGTTGTTGGCGGAATAAGAGATTCAAGAGATCCATTGTCAAGAAGCAGAAGCTGGAagagacgatga